The Xanthomonas sp. DAR 80977 nucleotide sequence GCAGGATGCGCGCCGCCGCGGTGGTCGCCAGCGCCAGCGCCTGCGCGGCGTCGAGGCCGTTGCCGGCGGCCACGCGCAGTTCCTCGAGCAGGTCGCGCGCGCCGCTCAGGCGCGAATCGCTGCCCAGCGCCAGGCGCCCGGCCGCATGCAGCCGGCGTGGATCCAGGGTGCGCCCGAGCAAGGCCAGGTTGCTCGACGGGCACCACACCACGGCGGCGCCGCAGGCGAGCACGCGCTCGATATCGGCATCGCCCAGGCCGACGCCGTGGATCAGCACGCTGTTGCCGGCCAGGCAGCCGCGCCGCTCCAGTTCGGCCAGCTCGCCGGCGGCGAGCGCATCGGTACCCTCGGCCAGGTGGATCATCCACGGGCGATCGGCGGCGGTCGCGGCGAAGCTCTGCGCCGGCGGCGGGCCGTAGTCGGGTCCGTGCAGGGCGTAGCTCCAGCCGAACTCGCGCAGCAGCGCGACCGGGAAGTCGGCCGCATCCAGCGCGGCATGCCATGGATCGTGGTGCGCCACGCAGGTGACGCCGGCGAGCAGGTTCTTCAGCGCGCCGTGGCGCAGGCGCAGCGGCTTGGGCCGTTGCAGCGCGGCGGCGACCGCCGGATCGTGGAAATGCGCGGCGAACGCCTCGATCCAGGCATAGCTGTTGGCGAACGGTGCGGTCTGCGGCAGCGGCGGCACCGCATTGACCTGCAGGTGCTCGTGCGCATTGATCAGTCCCGGAAATACCAGGTGCCCGTGCAACGCGACCCGGTACGCGGCCGCGGCCGGCGCTGCGGCGATGCGGCCGCCGCGCAAGGTCAGCGATGCGCGCACGGCGCCGGCGGGGCTGGCGATGCGTGCGCCGCGCAGGTAGGTGTCGATAGGAGCGGCAGCGGCGCGCATCGGTCAGCGCTTGCGCATCACGATCAGGAAGTGATCGCCCATGTCGCGCAGCAGCGGCCAGCCGCCGATGCGGTCGTCCAGCCGGCCCAGGCGCTCGCCCCAGCGCGGGTGGCGGCGATAGTGCTCGACCAGATACGGCGGCGGCAGGCACAGGCTGAGCGCGCGATAGGATTCCAGTTCGAAGTGCGCGGAAAAGGCGCGGTAGAACTCGCGCGGCAGGTAGTACCAAGTCCAGATGGTGTGCCCGTTCATGCCCACCGCGGTGACCCCGCGCGCGCCACGCACCGCGGCGCGGCGGAAGCGTCCGCGCAACGCGTAATGGCCCAGTTCCCACGGGCACAGGCGCCCGATCACCGAGAACACCAGGCGCCCGTCGCGGCGCAGCAGGCGCGCGCATTCGGCGGCGACCGCCGGCAGGTCCGGGGCGCAGTTGAGCGGGCCGAAGTTGGAATACATGCCGTCGAACTCGCCGTCGATGCGATCCAGTTGCTGGATGCCGACATGCGCCGCGCTGAGCCGCCCCTCCAATGCCGGGTCCTGCGCCCGCTGCCGGGTGCGCGCCACCATCTGCGGCGACCAGTCGGTGGCCAGCACGCGATAGCCACGCCGCGCGAATTCGTGGGCATCCAGGCCGGTGCCGCAGCCCAGGTCGATCAGCCGCGCGCCGGCCGGCAACTGCGCGGCCACCGTGTCCCACAGGGTGCCGCGCATGCGCTGGATCAGCTCGTTGTTGCCGCGCGGGCCGTCGTAGTCGGCGGCGACGCTATCGAAGGCGCGCTGGGTCTCCAGCAGCTGCGCCGGATCGATCGTCGCCGCGCGCGCAGCGGCGCCGGGCTTGCCATTCGCAGTCACATCCACTCTCCACTCGCCTGCCGTCGTCGTCGGGAACCGCCGTGCCGGCCGCAAGCGCGGATCGCACGGTACGCACAGTGAGTGCGGGCGCGGGCGCATTTGGTTGAATCGCCGCGCGTGCCGCCGCGCGAGCTTGCGCCTATGCGCCGATGCCGGCCGGCGCGGGCTGCGCCGCGCGCGCGGTTCGCCGGCGTCGCAGCGCGTTGCGCACGATCGCGGCGAACACGCCAAGGCCGGTGCCCAGCATCAGCGCCACCGCCAGCACCAGCACCGGATTCGGGAATGCGGGACGCTCGGGCACGTAGGCGGTCCAAGGCGCGGAGGTGTCGTAGGTGTAGCGCGCGCCCAGCCGGGTCAGCAGGTCGTCGCGCTCGGACTTCAGCCCGCGGATGGTCGCGTTCTTCTCCGACAGCAGCATGTTGCCGAGCAGTTGCTGCTCGACGCTGCCCCTGCCCTCGCCCTGTTGCTGCAGCAACTGCGCGCGCTCGGCCTGCGCCGCGGCGAGCTCGCTGCCGATGTCCTGCAGGCGTTCGCGCGCCTGCTGCATCGGCGCGGCCTGGATCCGGCGATGCAGCGCCTGCAGCTGCAGCGTGGTCGCCGTGGCCAGGGCGCGCGCCTGCTGCGCCGAGTCGGCGCGCAGGCTCAACTCGATCAGGTTGGCGTAGGGATCCGGGTCCAGCTTCAGGCTGCTGCGGTACAGCGCGGCCGCGCGCCCGTTCAACGGCAGGCCCAGGCTCTGCAGCACCTGGTCCTGGAACAACCGCGTCTTGATCCGCTCGATCACGCGCTGGAACGGCTCCAGCTTGGGGTCGCGCCCGGCCGGGGTCGGGCCGAACTCGCCGACCTGCACCCATGCGGTGGCCTGCCACTGGCGGGTGGCGCCCTGCAGGAAGGCGAACCCCAGCGCGAGCACGGCGAGCAGCGGCAGCACGCACCAGGTCCACTCGCGGCGCAGGATCCGCCACAGGTCGATCAGGTAGATTTCGTCTTCTTTCATGGCAAGGCGCTTCTCGGGGAAAGGGGTGGCGGCAGCGCCTGCCCCGCCCTGCCCGGCGCCGCCGCCATGGCAGCGCGACGGTTCGGCAGCAGCGCGCTGCAGGCGTGCAGGACCAGGCACAGCGCGATGAAGCCGGCGTTGGTCCAGGTGAAGGCCTGCGGCGCGAACGGCGACATCAGGCAGGCGTAGGCGATGCGCAGGAACACCAGCAGGTTGAACAGCGACACCGTGCCGCCGAGCAGGCGCACGCTCCACAGCAGCGCCGCGTACAGCGCCAGCATCGCCGCCAGCGCGGCACCGGCGCCGCCGGCGAGCAGGAACGGGAAGAACTCGGTGCCGACGTTGATGTTCGGCGCATCCAGCGGGATGCCGGTGCCGGCGGTGGCGATCGAGCCGCTCAACGGCACCAGCTGGTTGACCAGGAAGCTGGCGTTGACATAGTCCTTGGCCAGCATCGCGCCGAAGTTGTACGGGCCGGCGCCGATGTACAGCAACAGCCACTTGATGCCCTGCGGCGCGGCGCGGTACAGGTCGCTGAAAGGCAGCGTCACCGAGTCCAGCGAGCCCGAGCGCAGGCTGCCCAGCAGCGAGAACACCGCGCCGCCGGCGCACAGCAAGGCCACGACCGCCTTCCACGGCAGCGGCCGCGCCGGGTCGCGGCGCAGCAGCAGGAGCAGGCCGAAACTGAACAACGCGGCGAAGATGCGGTTGCGGTCGATCACCAGCACCGGGAACACGAAGCCGGCCACGATCATGGCGTTGCGCAGCGCCCTGTCGCGCACGCACAGCAGCGCGATCGGCGGCAGGATCCAGCACATGTTGGACAGGTGGCGCACGTGCGCATGCAGCGGGCTCAGGTCGGCGTACGCGGACGGGTTGGTGAACAGCGGGATCGGGAACAGCGCCAGATCCAGCACGCAGAACACGCCGACCAGCGCAGCCAGGCACAGCGCGACGAAGGCCTCGCGTGTGCCGGCGTAGCGGCGCGCGCGAAACGCGGACAGCGACGGCAGGCGGATGCCGTGCAGCGCGTCCAGCAGCAAGGTCGCCGCGGCCGCCGCGGCCAGCCAGGCGATGCCGGCCGCATAACCGGGCGGCAGGTCGAAGCTGAGCAGGGTCAGCGCGCAACTGAACAGCAGCGGCAAACCGAAATAGGCCGACGGCAGGCGCAGCAGGCGGTTCATGCGCGCTCCGGCAACGGCGCTGGCGCCGCGGACTGCAGCCGCGCCAGCAGCGACAGCCCGGCGTGCGCCAGCAGGTGGCCGCCCAGCGCCAGCGGTTGCCGCCGCAGGAAGGCGATCTTGGCGGCGATGTAGTGCGCCTGCGCGTACAGCAAGGTACGGCACGGCGCATCGAACAGCGCGGCGCGGCGCAGCGCCACCCGCCGCGACTCGGCCAGATTGGCCAGGCGGCTGGGCAGGTGCCGGGTGCGGCTGGCGTTGGCGCCGTGCAGCCGGTAGGCGCAGACGCCGACGTCGATGAAGCCGAGCGCATCGCGCGCGACCAGGCGCAGGAAGAAGTCCCAGTCCTCGATGTGCAGCGCTTCGTCCCAGGCCACGCGCGCCTGCAGCGCGCTGCGCCGGACCAGGGCCACCGCCCCGCTCACCGCCCAGTGGCGGATCACCGCGCGGCGGATGCCGGCATCGCTCAGGTACAGGCGTTTGTCCACGCCGTGCAGGTCGCGCATGCTGCTCTGGTGCAGCAGGCGCCCGTCCGCATCGACCACGATCGCATCGCCGATCACCGCCGTCTTGCCCGGCGATGCGCGCAGGTAGGCCACCTGCGCGCCCAGCCCGCCGGGCAGCAGGTAGTCGTCGCTGGCGCCCAGGCGCAGGAACTCGCCGCTGGCCATCGCCACCAGGTGGTTCAACGTGGCGGCGATGCCGAGGTTCTCGCGCTGCCAGAACCGCACCGGCACGCGGTGGCCATGCAGCGCGATCCACTCGGCGATGCGCGCGGCGGTGGCGTCGCTGGAGCCGTCGTCGACGATCACGATCTCCTTGTTCGGATACGGATCCTCCAGCACGCTGTCCAGGCAGCGCTGCACGAAGCGCTCGTGGTTGAACGCCGGCACCAGCACCGATACCAGCGGCGCGTCCTCGCGAACTCCGCATTCGTCCATCAGCGCAACCCTCCCAGATAGCGCCGCACCACCACGACGTTGAACGCCAGGTACAGCGCATAGTTGACGGCGAACGCGTAGGCGGCCCCGATCAGGCCCATGCGCGCGGTGAACAGGTACACCAGCCCCAGATAGCTGGCGGCGAACACGCATTCGGAGACCACGAACAGCCGCGTCATCGCCTTGGCCAGCATCAGGTAGGACAGCACGAACGAGGCGATCTTGATCACGTCGCCGACCAGCTGCGGCGCGTACAGCGGCGCGGCGGCGGCGAAGTCGGCGGCGAACAGCAGCCGGGTGAGCCAGTCGCGGCACAGGTAGATCGCCGCGGCGGCCACGATCACCGCCGGCAGCACGTAGCGGTAGGCGGTGCGCAGCTCCAGCAGCAGCCCGGCGCGGCCGCGCAGCGCGGCCAGCTTGGGCAGGTAGTAGACGTTGATCGCCGTGGTGAAGAACAGCAGATACGCGTCGGAGACCTTGCTCACCGCCTGCCAGTAGCCGACCTGCTGCCAGCCGAAGCGCGCGGCCAGATGGTCGCGCACGCCGATGTTGACCAGCAGCGGCAGCAGCGCCGAGGTCAGCGTCATCACCGAGAACGCGGCCAGGCGCCGGGTCATCTCCGCGTCGAAGCGGATGCGCAGCATGTCGCGGCGGAAGTACGGGCTGCGCCGCAGCGCCGGCAGGCCGGCGCACAGCCACAGCACCTGCCCGGCGACCAGGCCCAGCAGCGCGCCGTACAGCTGCAGCCAGCGCGCCAGCCACAGCACCACGATCGCGCTGAGCACCGAGCCGGCGACCTGGATGAAGGCCAGCCGGCGCACGTCCATGAAGCCGTTGACCACGGCCAGGATGTAGTTGGCCAGGGCGACGCCGAGCTGGGCCACGGCCAGCACGCAGATCAGGCTCTGGTACTGCGGATCGCCGAGCAGGCGCTGCGCGATCTGCCGGCTGAACAGCAACGCCACCACGCCCATCGCGCAGGCGGCGCAGCAGGCGTAGCCCAGCGCCGCGCCCAGCAGCCGCGCCAGCTGCTGCGCATCGTCGCGGTATTCGGCCACGTACTTGACGATGCCCGCGCCGATGCCGCCGCCGGCCAGCACCGCCAGCAGCGACATCAGGCTGGTGAACTGGCCGAGCCGCGCGACCCCGGCCGGTCCGGCGTAGACCGCCACCAGCTTCAGCACCAGCAGCGCGGCCAGCAGCTTGGCCGCGGTGGCCGCGCCGCTGTACAGGCCGCTGCGCAGCACGCTCATGCCGCCACCGCCTCGAATTCCAGGCAGGCCGCGATCACCTGCTCCACCGCGTCCGCGTCCAGGGTCGGCCCGATCGGCAGGCTCAGCACCTCGCGGTGCAACTGCTCGCACAGCGGCAGGCGCAGTCCGCTCAGCCCGGCATAGGCCGGCTGCCGGTGCGGCGGCAGCGGATAGTGCACCAGGCAGTGGATGCCGCTGGCCAGCAGGTGGCGCTGCAGCGCGTCGCGCCGGGCGCAGCGCACCACGAACAGGTGCCAGGCATGGCGCGCTTCGTCGGCCACCTGCGGCAACCGGATCTGCGGATGCACGATGCGCGCGCGATAGCGCTGCGCCACCTCGCGGCGCCGGGCGATGTCGGCATCCAGGTGGTTCAGCTTGACCCGCAGCAGCGCCGCCTGCATCTCGTCCAGGCGCGAGTTCACGCCTTGCACCAGATGCCGGTACTTGATGTCCGACCCGTAGTTGCGCAGCATCCGGATACGCGCCGCCAGTTCGGCGTCGTCGGTCGTCACCGCGCCGCCGTCGCCCAGCGCGCCCAGGTTCTTGCCGGGAAAGAAGCTGAAGCCGGCGGCATCGCCGAAGCTGCCGGCATGGCGCCCGTGCAGGCGCGCGCCATGCGCCTGCGCCGCATCCTCGATCAACAGCAGACCGTACTGCCGCGCCAGCGCCCGCAGCGCCGCCATGTCGGCCAGCTGCCCGTACAGGTGCACCGCCATGATCGCCCGCGTGCGCGGCCCGATCGCGCGCTCCACGCAGGCCGGATCCAGGTTGAAGCTGATCGGGTCCGGCTCCACCGGCACCGGCTGCAGCCGGTTCTCGCTGATCGCCAGGAAGCTGGCGATGAAGGTGTTGCCCGGCACGATCACCTCGTCGCCCTCGCGCAGCCGGCCGAGTTCGCGGTAGCCGCGCAGGATCAGGCTCAGCGCGTCCATGCCGTTGCCCACGCCGATGGCATGAGCGGTGCCGCAATAGGCGGCGAACTCGCGCTCGAACGCCGCCAGTTCCTCGCCCAGCACGTACCAGCCCGAGTCGATCACCCGCGCCGCCGCCGCCTTCAGTTCGTCGGCGTAGCGCGCGTTGATCGCGCGCAGGTCCAGGAACGGCACGCTCATCGCAGATCCCAGGCGTAGAAGTCGTGGACCACGGCGCGGGCGCCGAAGCGCTCCTTCTGCGTGACCAGGCCGTCGTTGAGCACGCGGCCCTGCTGCTCGGTGGAGATGCCCAGGCTGAAATAGTCGCGTTGCGCGTAGACCTGTTCGATCAGCTCGGCCAGCAGCAGGCTCAGCGCGTCCACCCGGCGGCCCTGCTCGGAGCAGGCCAGGTACTGGGTATGCACCACCCGGCCGAAGTCGTACAGCACGGTGCCGGCCAGCAGCGTGTCGCCGTCGCGGACCTCGTGCAGCACGATCTGTTCGGGGAACCGCGCGCGCAGCAGGCGCAGTTCGTCCAGGCTGTGGGTCGGGGTGGCGCCGTGGCGCTGCAGCACCTCGACCAGCAACGCATGCAAGGGCGCCGGATCGTCGCTGCGCTGCACGCGCAGGCCGGCCTTGCGCGCCTTGCCGATCGAGCGCCGCCGCTCGGCGGCGAAGCGCAGCGGCTCGCGCAGGGCGATGGCCGAGGACAGGTCGCGGCGCTGCAGCCGCGCGCCGAGCCGATGCAGCGCGTAGAGATCCTCTTCCGCCGGCGTGGCATGGAACAGGTGCGGCACCGCCTTGTACAGCAGTTCGTGCACGCCCTCGGCGCGGTAGTGCGCGGCGATCCGCTCGAACACGTCCAGCGTCGCCGCCGCGCGGAGGCCATGTGCGGACAGCAGTCCCGCATAGCTCAGCCCGGCATGGCTGACCACGCGCGTGCCTTCGCGATTGGCCGGGAACACCGCCACCGGTGCGCCGCCGCGTTCGACCAGCAGCGAGGCATCGACGAAGCGCTCGGCGTGGTAGTCCATGTAGCCGCGCCGGTGCAGCAGGTTGCCGTTCCTGGAGTCGGCGATCAACGCGTCCCAGGCCGGCGCATCGGCGGCCGTGTAGGGCCTAACCGAAAACATGCCCGCTGCCCTCGCCCGCGCCCTGCGCAAGCGGCGCCACCGCCACGCCGAAACCGTCGCGGCCCATGTCGTTGCCGTTGTAGAACATCAGCAGGTTGTCGCGGTGCCGGATCAGCGCCGGATAGCACAGCGTGCGCGCGTCCCAGCCGCCGGGCGACAGCGCCAGGCCGAGGGCATCGTCGCAGCGCCGCCAGTGGCGGCCGTCGTCGCTGCGCGCCACGCCGGGGAAATACGCGCCGTCGCGGTTGCCGCGGGTGAAATACATCAGGTAGCCGCCGTCGTGGCGATAGACGCGCGGGCGGCCGATCCGGTATTCGCTGCCCTGCGGCAGCAGGCAGACCGTGTCCTGGCGCGGGATCGCCTGCAGGTCGCCGGTCTCGGCGCAGCGGATGTGATAGCGCGGGAACGGCGTGCCGTCGATGTGTTCCCAGTCGTCGCCCACCGCGTACCACAGCCGCCAGCGTCCTTGCTCGTAGCGCGCCGCATGCACCGCGGCGATGGTGCTGCGGCCGGGCGCGCGATCCAGCAGCGGCGTGTCCTGGCGCCGCTGGAACGTCTCGCCGCCGTCGCGGGACACCGCCAGTCCGGTGAAGGCCAGGAACTTGGCCTTGGCCACGCGCTGGAAGCCGACGTAGAACATGTACAGCCCGTCCGCCGCGGCGACCACGTCGCCGAGGATCATGCCGTTGTCGTCGAAGCAGCCGTCGCGGCCGATGTCCAGCACCGGCGCGGCGCTGACCCGCAGCACCTGGGTCGGATCGTCGCCGCGCACGTCGACGTAGCCGATGCGGCTGACCCCGGCGTCGTCGCGGAAGCCGGCGTAGACGCGGATCAGCTCGGCATCCAGGCGGTGCGGCGTCGGCGTCAGCGCCGAATGCCGCATCCAGCCGCCGACCCCGTCGCGTGCGGTCGCGAACACCAGGCCGCGTTTGTGCCAATCGAACATGCGCGTCTCAGAGGGTCACGTCGAAGCTGGACCTGCCCGCCACCGCCCGCGCCGGGGAACCGACGTAGACCCGGCCCGGCTCGGTGTCGCGGGTGACCAGCGCGCCGGCGCCGATCACGTTGTCCGCGGCGACCTTGACCCCGTCGCTGAAGGTGGCATTGACCCCGATGAAACTGCCCTGGCCGATCTCGCAGTAACCGGAAATCACCGCATGCGAGGCGACGAACACGTGGTCGTGGATCACCGTGCGGTGGCCGACGTGGTTGCCGCTCCACAGGATGCAGTTGTCGCCGATGCGGGTGAACGGCTGCACCACGTTGCCTTCGAACACGAAGCAGTTCTCGCCCAGCTGCGCATTGCGCCAGACGAAGGCGCGCGAACTGACGTAGCTGGCCAGGCGATAGCCGCGGCGCTTGGCGTCGAGGAAGAACCGCGTGCGCAGGCGGTTGAGGCCGCTGGCGGGAATCGCCACGAACGCCTCGACCTCGCCTGGCGGGTACAGCCGTTCCAGGTCTTCGTACGCCACCACCGGCCGCTCGGCCAGGGTCGGCGCGGCGATGTAGTCGCGTTCGGCGCTGAACGCCAGTACCTCGTAGTCGCTGTCGTGGCTGAAGTACTCGCAGGCGATCTGCGCCAGTTCGCCCGCGCCGATGATCACCAGGGGCCGTGCCATGCGCCTACGCCTCCTGCCGGCGCACGCCGGCCGTTTCGCGCAGGAACTCGTCGTAGTCGAGGATGTAGTCGGCCGGATCGTAGGCCTGGTCGGCCAGCACCATCAGCACGCAGTCGGCGCTGAAATCGTACAGGTCGCGCCACACCATGCTGCCGAGCAGCAGGCCCTGGCAGGGATCGTCCAGCACCACCTGCAGCGGCCCGCTGCCGTCGTCGAGCAGGAACGACACCGAACCATGCAGGGCCACGGCCAGCTGGTTGAGATGGCGGTGCGCGTGCTGCCCGCGGTGCACGCCGTTCTTGGTCGCGAACAGGTAGTAGACGCGGCGGATGTCGAACGGCACATCGCGCTGCTGTTCCAGGGCGACCAGCAAGCCGCGTTCGTCGCCGTGCGTACGCAACTGGATTCGTTCGATTGCCATGAGTGTGCCCGACACGGACTCCGACGCGGAGTTACCAGGCTGAGTGCCGCCGGGCCGCGGAAAGGTTGCGCCAGGTTGCCGGCAGCGCAGCGGCGCGATCCGCCGCAACCCCCACGCAACCTTTTGCCGCGCGCCCGGCACCCATCTGCGACCACCACTGTGCCGGCGTTACGCCGACCGGCAGTGGCGCAGCACGACGCCGCGACCGGCAGCGCGCATTCCATCGCCACCATCTGGACAGGGCACGCCACCATGACTTCCTCCACCCAGGCCGACGACGGCACCACTCGCTCCGAGGCGCCCGCGCATCCGCCGCGCAGCTCCGCCGACGCCACGCTGCCGCGGCCGATGGTGTGGCTGCACTGGCTCACCGTGCTGTGCCTG carries:
- a CDS encoding acetyltransferase, which produces MARPLVIIGAGELAQIACEYFSHDSDYEVLAFSAERDYIAAPTLAERPVVAYEDLERLYPPGEVEAFVAIPASGLNRLRTRFFLDAKRRGYRLASYVSSRAFVWRNAQLGENCFVFEGNVVQPFTRIGDNCILWSGNHVGHRTVIHDHVFVASHAVISGYCEIGQGSFIGVNATFSDGVKVAADNVIGAGALVTRDTEPGRVYVGSPARAVAGRSSFDVTL
- a CDS encoding O-antigen translocase, whose amino-acid sequence is MSVLRSGLYSGAATAAKLLAALLVLKLVAVYAGPAGVARLGQFTSLMSLLAVLAGGGIGAGIVKYVAEYRDDAQQLARLLGAALGYACCAACAMGVVALLFSRQIAQRLLGDPQYQSLICVLAVAQLGVALANYILAVVNGFMDVRRLAFIQVAGSVLSAIVVLWLARWLQLYGALLGLVAGQVLWLCAGLPALRRSPYFRRDMLRIRFDAEMTRRLAAFSVMTLTSALLPLLVNIGVRDHLAARFGWQQVGYWQAVSKVSDAYLLFFTTAINVYYLPKLAALRGRAGLLLELRTAYRYVLPAVIVAAAAIYLCRDWLTRLLFAADFAAAAPLYAPQLVGDVIKIASFVLSYLMLAKAMTRLFVVSECVFAASYLGLVYLFTARMGLIGAAYAFAVNYALYLAFNVVVVRRYLGGLR
- a CDS encoding GNAT family N-acetyltransferase; the encoded protein is MFSVRPYTAADAPAWDALIADSRNGNLLHRRGYMDYHAERFVDASLLVERGGAPVAVFPANREGTRVVSHAGLSYAGLLSAHGLRAAATLDVFERIAAHYRAEGVHELLYKAVPHLFHATPAEEDLYALHRLGARLQRRDLSSAIALREPLRFAAERRRSIGKARKAGLRVQRSDDPAPLHALLVEVLQRHGATPTHSLDELRLLRARFPEQIVLHEVRDGDTLLAGTVLYDFGRVVHTQYLACSEQGRRVDALSLLLAELIEQVYAQRDYFSLGISTEQQGRVLNDGLVTQKERFGARAVVHDFYAWDLR
- a CDS encoding class I SAM-dependent methyltransferase, which codes for MTANGKPGAAARAATIDPAQLLETQRAFDSVAADYDGPRGNNELIQRMRGTLWDTVAAQLPAGARLIDLGCGTGLDAHEFARRGYRVLATDWSPQMVARTRQRAQDPALEGRLSAAHVGIQQLDRIDGEFDGMYSNFGPLNCAPDLPAVAAECARLLRRDGRLVFSVIGRLCPWELGHYALRGRFRRAAVRGARGVTAVGMNGHTIWTWYYLPREFYRAFSAHFELESYRALSLCLPPPYLVEHYRRHPRWGERLGRLDDRIGGWPLLRDMGDHFLIVMRKR
- a CDS encoding amidohydrolase family protein: MRAAAAPIDTYLRGARIASPAGAVRASLTLRGGRIAAAPAAAAYRVALHGHLVFPGLINAHEHLQVNAVPPLPQTAPFANSYAWIEAFAAHFHDPAVAAALQRPKPLRLRHGALKNLLAGVTCVAHHDPWHAALDAADFPVALLREFGWSYALHGPDYGPPPAQSFAATAADRPWMIHLAEGTDALAAGELAELERRGCLAGNSVLIHGVGLGDADIERVLACGAAVVWCPSSNLALLGRTLDPRRLHAAGRLALGSDSRLSGARDLLEELRVAAGNGLDAAQALALATTAAARILRLHGRGSLAPGAAADLVIVGDRGGDPAHSLVGLARSELRAVVRDGRPRIADPDFAGWFAAAGVAAVPATLDGVPKLLAAELADPALLALEPGLQLQGDAPRATGPSAMQARRA
- a CDS encoding glycosyltransferase, whose protein sequence is MMDECGVREDAPLVSVLVPAFNHERFVQRCLDSVLEDPYPNKEIVIVDDGSSDATAARIAEWIALHGHRVPVRFWQRENLGIAATLNHLVAMASGEFLRLGASDDYLLPGGLGAQVAYLRASPGKTAVIGDAIVVDADGRLLHQSSMRDLHGVDKRLYLSDAGIRRAVIRHWAVSGAVALVRRSALQARVAWDEALHIEDWDFFLRLVARDALGFIDVGVCAYRLHGANASRTRHLPSRLANLAESRRVALRRAALFDAPCRTLLYAQAHYIAAKIAFLRRQPLALGGHLLAHAGLSLLARLQSAAPAPLPERA
- a CDS encoding sugar 3,4-ketoisomerase; the encoded protein is MAIERIQLRTHGDERGLLVALEQQRDVPFDIRRVYYLFATKNGVHRGQHAHRHLNQLAVALHGSVSFLLDDGSGPLQVVLDDPCQGLLLGSMVWRDLYDFSADCVLMVLADQAYDPADYILDYDEFLRETAGVRRQEA
- a CDS encoding DegT/DnrJ/EryC1/StrS family aminotransferase, with product MSVPFLDLRAINARYADELKAAAARVIDSGWYVLGEELAAFEREFAAYCGTAHAIGVGNGMDALSLILRGYRELGRLREGDEVIVPGNTFIASFLAISENRLQPVPVEPDPISFNLDPACVERAIGPRTRAIMAVHLYGQLADMAALRALARQYGLLLIEDAAQAHGARLHGRHAGSFGDAAGFSFFPGKNLGALGDGGAVTTDDAELAARIRMLRNYGSDIKYRHLVQGVNSRLDEMQAALLRVKLNHLDADIARRREVAQRYRARIVHPQIRLPQVADEARHAWHLFVVRCARRDALQRHLLASGIHCLVHYPLPPHRQPAYAGLSGLRLPLCEQLHREVLSLPIGPTLDADAVEQVIAACLEFEAVAA
- a CDS encoding Wzz/FepE/Etk N-terminal domain-containing protein, translated to MKEDEIYLIDLWRILRREWTWCVLPLLAVLALGFAFLQGATRQWQATAWVQVGEFGPTPAGRDPKLEPFQRVIERIKTRLFQDQVLQSLGLPLNGRAAALYRSSLKLDPDPYANLIELSLRADSAQQARALATATTLQLQALHRRIQAAPMQQARERLQDIGSELAAAQAERAQLLQQQGEGRGSVEQQLLGNMLLSEKNATIRGLKSERDDLLTRLGARYTYDTSAPWTAYVPERPAFPNPVLVLAVALMLGTGLGVFAAIVRNALRRRRTARAAQPAPAGIGA